The Pelosinus sp. IPA-1 genome includes the window GATGTGCTCATTTGGATGGGCGTTTTAGTTAACATGGCAGCATATCTTGCAAAGCTAGGTCTTATCACTTGGTTTGCCAAGCTTGTAGGAGCCCAATTGGTAGGGATTTCTTGGTTTACAGTGCTTATTGTTTTAAGTATTGTTTATACTTTTATCCATTATGGATTTGCCAGTAATACGGCACATGTGATGGCTCTTTTTAGTGCTTTTGCAACTGTTGCAGTAGCTGCTGGTGCCCCAGTGGTCCTAACCGCTATTCTTTTGGGGGTATTTGCAAATACATGCTCAACTTTGACTCATTACGCTTGTGGAGTTTCACCGATTTTCTTCGGCTCCGGTTACATTAGCCAAGGTGAGTGGTGGCGCATTGGTTTTCTTCTTTCTGTACTACATTTGGTAATATGGTTAGGGATTGGTGTGCCTTGGATGAAGGTTATTGGCATTTGGTAAACTTTTGTAATTGTTTACCAGTTAAAAATAAATAAGAATAACTTTATTAAATTATAGGGGGAAATAATTATGCATTTAGAACACGATTTTTTAGGTGAAATGGAAGTTCCCGACAATGTCTATTATGGTGTACAGACACTTCGAGCTATGGAAAATTTTAAGATTACAGGTCAGAAATTGGATTCGGATTTTATAAGTTCAATGGCAATTGTAAAGAAAGCAGCGGCAAAAGCCAATATGCTTACGGGCCGTTTGGATAAAATCATTGGGGAGGCCATTATTGCAGCTGCTGATGAAATTATTAGTGGGAAGTTACATGATCAATTTTGTGTTGATCCAATTCAAGGCGGTGCCGGTACGTCTGTAAATATGAATATGAATGAAGTGCTTTCTAATCGTGCATTGGAGTTAATCGGTGAGGAAAAAGGCAATTATGAACGTATTTCACCAAATAATCATGCCAATATGGCACAGTCAACAAATGATGCATTCCCAACTGCTATTAAGGTTTGCACAATTCGTAAAGGCCGTATTCTAGTTGCCACACTTCAAGAATTGGCGGCAGCCTTAGATGAGAAGGCAATCGAATTTAAGGACGTTCTCAAAATGGGTCGAACGCATCTGCAAGATGCAGTACCAATTACCATGGGACAAGAATTTGCAGCTTATGCTTCTTCTGTTCGACGTGGTGCTGGACGCGTGGAGGATGTACTGCGTCGTTTATATACGGTGAATATGGGAGCTACAGCTGTTGGTACTGGACTCAATGCAGAGCCTGAATATATTAGTGAAGTAGCTAAGCAATTATCCCAAATGACGCAAGAACCATTTGTAACAGCTGCTGATCTAGTCGATGCTACGAATAATACAGATGTTTTTGCCGATGTGTCAGGCGCAATGAAAATTACGGCCTTGGCTCTTATTAAAATAGCAAATGATTTTAGAATGATGGCTTCCGGTCCGAGATGTGGACTTAATGAATTGGATTTGCCAGCGCGTCAGCCTGGTTCATCCATTATGCCTGGCAAAGTAAATCCGGTGATTCCAGAGGTATTAAATCAGACTTGCTATCAGGTTATTGGTAATGATTTGGCTGTTACTCTCGGGGTTGAAAATGGACAGTTTGAATTAAATGTAATGGAACCAGTTATGGCATTTAATATTTTCAATTCTATGACCTACTTGACGAATGCTATTGATACATTTAGCAGATTATGTGTTAAAGGCGTAAAAGCAAAAAAAGAGCAATGTGAAGCATGGTTAGAGGGAAGTGTTGGTATTGTTACAGCACTATTACCTCATATTGGCTATGAAAATTCCTCAATGTTGGCTAAAGAAGCTTATAAGACTGGACGACCAGTAAGGGAACTCATTATCAAGAAAAAATTGTTGACTAGAGAGGCGATGGATATTATCTTGTCGCCAGAGGAAATGACTCAACCAGGTATTGCTGGTAAAAAGTTAGTAAATATGTAATGTTTGAAAAGGAAATACGCTTTGCTCTAGCAGCAAAGCGTATTTCTTTTTTTATTATGGGACAAATGAGTAGTCCTTATAAAGTATTACATGTCAAGGAATAACCAATTTAATATTATAGTCGTTAAAGAATTTCTTATACGTAGCATCAGGCTCTTTGTTGGTTACAAGAACTTGAATGCTTTTTAAATCGTAGTAGGTCATTAAGGAGACACGATCAAATTTGGTATTGTCAGCTAAGACAATGATTTGCTCAGAATTTTCAGAGACATATCTTTTGATGTCATATTCAAAGGATGAGGAATTTGTTAGACCTTTTTCAATTGAGAGCCCAGTTGTAGCAACAAAAGACTTTGAAATATTATATTGTTTTAGAGAATTGACTGCTTCTATGCCAATAAAAGAATTGGTTCTTCTTAAAAAAGTTCCGCCAGTACAGATTATATTTAGATTAGAGAAGGGAAGTGAGCTAGTGATTACATGCAAATTATTTGTGATTATAGTCAAATTCTTTCGTGCCGCTAAATGAGGTATCATGCACATTGTAGTGGTTCCAGAGTCGATGTAAATAATATCGCCATCCTCAACTAAATTGCTAGCTAAGCTCCCAATTTCTTGTTTTTCATCTTTGTTTTTTACTTCTCTTGACTCAAAAGGTTCTGTAGTTTTTGTGTCATTTAAGATAACTCCACCATAGACTTTCTTTATGTAATTTTGTTTCTCCAGTTCTTTAATATCTCTTCTAATCGTGTTTTTTGAGATACTAAACAAGCTGCAAAGCTCTTCAATGGATGCTCTGCCATTTTTGCGAAGATGATTTTGTAATGCACTTATTCGGTCTTCTTTCAACGAACATTCACCCCTGTTTTATCTTAAAATTAGTATCTTTGCTTATTTTACCTAAATAGGATATGGGAATAATTAGCAAATTAATTATATCATGATAAGTATGAGTTTCAACCACAATCGTTCCAAATTGGATCATCAAAAAAGCAGTTCTATTTACAGACAAACTATAATATCATCATAAGAGAGTGGTAATATAACAAAGAAAATCAATTAATATCACAATAACATGCTCAGTGTGTATGCTTTTATACAATTAAGCTGTTGTTAAAGTAACCAAATAGGAAGTTCTCCAGGAGGTTAATTTGCTTACTACTAAAAAAGTTGTATCAAAAAAATAGTAAAAAGGATGGGACGGTAACATGTGTAAACAACAGTATAAAAGCCCCTTGCAGCAAATGGCAAAAACGACATTGACTGATTTTTGGAATGACTCCTGCTCAATATCCGAACTTCAATATGCGCTTGAATATGGGGCTGTAGGTGCTACAACCAATCCTGTCATTGTAAAAGAAGTTCTTAAAAATGAGATAGATTCCTATAAGGATAGAATTATTGAACTGATACATGAGTTCCCAACAGCATCAGAAGATGATATTGTATGGAAACTAAACGAAGAAATGGCTGTTGCTGGTGCGAAGTTATTATTTCCAATATATGAAAGAACGAAGGGGCAAAAAGGCAGGATATCGATTCAAACGAATACTAAATATTATCGAAATACTGACCTGATGCTTGAGCAGGCCTTACATTTTAATAATTTAGCACCAAATATACAAGTTAAAATGCCGACTACGAAAGCAAGTATCAAGGCTTATGAAGAAGCTACCTATCATGGCGTAAGTATTAATGGAACCGTTAGCTTTACCGTAGCGCAAGCAATTGCAGTAGCTGAAGCGGTTGAAAGAGGGCTAAAGAGACGGGAAAAAGAGGGTAAAGATACTTATATGATGCATCCAATATGCACAATCATGGTAGGTAGGGTAGATGATTGGCTAAAAACTGTAGTTGAGCGTGATGGAATTATTCTGGATCCAGGGTGTTTAGAGTGGGCTGGTGTTGCTGTAATGAAAAATGCCTACAAAATATTCAAAGAGAAAGGTTATAGAACCCAACTACTAGCTGCGGCATATCGGAACCATCACCAATGGTCAGAATTTATTGGCGGAGAGATGTCTCTAACGATACCTGCTAAATGGATCAAGCGTTTTAATGCTTCCGATATTTCAGTAGTAAATCGTATTGATGAGCCTGTTAATCCTATAGTCATTAACCAATTATCAAAATACATTCCTGATTTCAACAGAGCTTACCAGCCAAACGGAATGAGTATTGATGAGTTTGATAACTACGGTGCTGTAAGTAAAACATTACTACAGTTCCTTGGAGGATATGATGAGTTAGTTACTATGATTCGCGGAATAATGATTACTCCAAAGTAGATTAGTGGCGCTTCACTAAGGTTGTTCTTATTACTTTACATTATAAAAATTATCTTATTGAGGATAGATTAGGAGATCAAGTAATCGCTAAACATTCTTATGTTCTTTAAAATTGAAGTTATCTAAAATAGACGTAATATTCAGAGTTTTATCTTCGTGTTACTTTATTGAGTATGCCTTTATTTTAATGTATTAGTATGGTAGTAAAGCTTATAGTAGAGGAGGGGGAGGATATTTGTGAGTGAATACTTTTTAAGACTTAAAGGAATATGTAAGAAATTTCCTGGTGTAAGTGCTCTAACAGATGTTAGTTTAGATATTAAGCTTGGCGAGATTCATGCCCTCTGTGGTGAGAATGGGGCGGGAAAATCTACTTTTATTAAAATAGTAACAGGTGTATATCAGTATAGTGATGGTGAAATGATTCTTGAGGATAAAGTAGTTCATTTTAATAATACGAAGGAATCCTTCGCCCTTGGGATTACGGCTATATACCAGGAATTAAGTATGGCACCGAACATGACAGTAACGGAAAATATTTTTTTGGGGCGGGAGTTATATAGAGGATTTGGATTGTTAGACTATTCTAAAATGAATACGTTAGCAAAGAAGGCTTTGTTGGAACTTGGGATTGATATTGATGTGACCAAACCTGTCAGCAATTATACCATGGGATATCAACAAATGATTGAGATTGCTAGGGCATTAATAGCCAATACCAAATTGATTATTATGGATGAACCAACATCCAGTTTGTCCAATCGTGAAGTGGATATCTTACTTGAAAACATAAAAAAACTAAAAGAAAAAGGCATTGCTATTATTTACATTTCCCATCGTTTGGAAGAAGTATTTGCGATTGCTGATCGTATTACCGTTATTCGTGACGGCTTTAAAATTGCAACCTTAGAGAAGGAAGCAGCAGATGAGGATGAACTTATTAAATTAATGGTAGGACGTAGCCTTGAAGAAAAGTTTCCAAAGAACAAAACCGTAAGGGGAGACATTGCTCTGAAGGTTAAAAATCTAAACATTGAAGGATTGCTTCATGATATTTCTTTTGAGTTGTATAAAGGTGAGGTTATTGGATTTGCAGGTCTAGTTGGTTCAGGACGCACCGAATTAGCGCGGGCTATTTTTGGAGCAGACAAAATAGATGGTGGAATTATAGAAATATTTGGGAAAGAGGTAAAAATTAGCAGCCCTAAAGATGCCATTAAGAATGGGATGGCTTTTCTGACTGAAGACCGCAAGAATCAAGGGTTAATCCTAATGCATGATATTATATTAAATGCCACATTGACTGGTTTGCCTCAATTTTATAAATTGGGTTTCTTTATTGATCAAAGAAAGCTAAATGCCGAAGTTGACAAAATGATAGAGGACTTGCAGATTCATCCCAATATACCAACAATGATGACTCGACTGTTATCAGGTGGAAATCAACAGAAAGTCGTTATTGCTAAATGGCTATGTTCACAGGCAAAAATATTTATTTTTGATGAACCTACTCGTGGGATTGATGTGGGTGCTAAAGTTGAGGTTTACAATTTGATTAACCGTCTTGTTGGTGAGGGAGCGGGCGTTATAGTCATTTCCTCAGAGTTACCTGAAGTGATGGGAATAAGTGATCGCATTATGGTAATGAATGCTGGTCATATAACAGCTGAACTAAACTATTTGGAGGCTACGCCAGAAAAAATACTGAGAGCGGCTACAGGGGGGATTAGCAGTGAATACAGGGCTAATTAATGAATCTGAGAGTACAAAGAGTTTACGAAAAACACAGATACGTCAATTCTTAAAAAGAATGGGTTCTGTAATTGGGTTGTTAGGATTATCCCTTATGTTGACAGTAGCATCACCTCATTTTTTAACAATGGACAATATTATGAATGTTGCTCGTCAGTCGGCGATTAACAGCTTAATTGCTATTGGCATGCTGCTGGCAATTTTAACCGCTGGTATTGATTTATCTGTAGGCTCCATTTTAGCATTAAGTACGGTTATGATGGGAATCGTTGTAGTCAAGATGGGAATGTCGCCTCTAATTGGCATAGTTGTTTGCTTAGGTATCGGTATTTTACTTGGATTTCTCAATGGTGTTATGCTAACCAAATTGTGTCTGCCTCACCCATTTATTTCTACATTAGGAACGATGAATGTGGCCCGTGGATTAGCTCTAATTGTCACTGCCGCCTCGCCAATTTCTAATTTTCCGACGTCAATACAGTTTTTAGGCGCTACTTTTTTAGGCCCAGTCCCCGTTAGCTTTATCTTAGTACTAGTAGTGTATATCCTCTTCCATATATTTCTTAACTATACTGCTGTTGGCCGCTATATTTATGCAGTTGGCGGCAATCCAGAAGCAACTCGTTTATCAGGAATTAGCATTGATAAAGTGTTAATCATTGTATACACTATTAGCGGCCTAATGGCAGCGCTAGCTGGGCTAGTTCTTGTTGGACGCGTAAACTCA containing:
- a CDS encoding aspartate ammonia-lyase, producing MHLEHDFLGEMEVPDNVYYGVQTLRAMENFKITGQKLDSDFISSMAIVKKAAAKANMLTGRLDKIIGEAIIAAADEIISGKLHDQFCVDPIQGGAGTSVNMNMNEVLSNRALELIGEEKGNYERISPNNHANMAQSTNDAFPTAIKVCTIRKGRILVATLQELAAALDEKAIEFKDVLKMGRTHLQDAVPITMGQEFAAYASSVRRGAGRVEDVLRRLYTVNMGATAVGTGLNAEPEYISEVAKQLSQMTQEPFVTAADLVDATNNTDVFADVSGAMKITALALIKIANDFRMMASGPRCGLNELDLPARQPGSSIMPGKVNPVIPEVLNQTCYQVIGNDLAVTLGVENGQFELNVMEPVMAFNIFNSMTYLTNAIDTFSRLCVKGVKAKKEQCEAWLEGSVGIVTALLPHIGYENSSMLAKEAYKTGRPVRELIIKKKLLTREAMDIILSPEEMTQPGIAGKKLVNM
- a CDS encoding DeoR/GlpR family DNA-binding transcription regulator, which encodes MKEDRISALQNHLRKNGRASIEELCSLFSISKNTIRRDIKELEKQNYIKKVYGGVILNDTKTTEPFESREVKNKDEKQEIGSLASNLVEDGDIIYIDSGTTTMCMIPHLAARKNLTIITNNLHVITSSLPFSNLNIICTGGTFLRRTNSFIGIEAVNSLKQYNISKSFVATTGLSIEKGLTNSSSFEYDIKRYVSENSEQIIVLADNTKFDRVSLMTYYDLKSIQVLVTNKEPDATYKKFFNDYNIKLVIP
- a CDS encoding transaldolase family protein, yielding MCKQQYKSPLQQMAKTTLTDFWNDSCSISELQYALEYGAVGATTNPVIVKEVLKNEIDSYKDRIIELIHEFPTASEDDIVWKLNEEMAVAGAKLLFPIYERTKGQKGRISIQTNTKYYRNTDLMLEQALHFNNLAPNIQVKMPTTKASIKAYEEATYHGVSINGTVSFTVAQAIAVAEAVERGLKRREKEGKDTYMMHPICTIMVGRVDDWLKTVVERDGIILDPGCLEWAGVAVMKNAYKIFKEKGYRTQLLAAAYRNHHQWSEFIGGEMSLTIPAKWIKRFNASDISVVNRIDEPVNPIVINQLSKYIPDFNRAYQPNGMSIDEFDNYGAVSKTLLQFLGGYDELVTMIRGIMITPK
- a CDS encoding sugar ABC transporter ATP-binding protein, which produces MSEYFLRLKGICKKFPGVSALTDVSLDIKLGEIHALCGENGAGKSTFIKIVTGVYQYSDGEMILEDKVVHFNNTKESFALGITAIYQELSMAPNMTVTENIFLGRELYRGFGLLDYSKMNTLAKKALLELGIDIDVTKPVSNYTMGYQQMIEIARALIANTKLIIMDEPTSSLSNREVDILLENIKKLKEKGIAIIYISHRLEEVFAIADRITVIRDGFKIATLEKEAADEDELIKLMVGRSLEEKFPKNKTVRGDIALKVKNLNIEGLLHDISFELYKGEVIGFAGLVGSGRTELARAIFGADKIDGGIIEIFGKEVKISSPKDAIKNGMAFLTEDRKNQGLILMHDIILNATLTGLPQFYKLGFFIDQRKLNAEVDKMIEDLQIHPNIPTMMTRLLSGGNQQKVVIAKWLCSQAKIFIFDEPTRGIDVGAKVEVYNLINRLVGEGAGVIVISSELPEVMGISDRIMVMNAGHITAELNYLEATPEKILRAATGGISSEYRAN
- a CDS encoding ABC transporter permease yields the protein MNTGLINESESTKSLRKTQIRQFLKRMGSVIGLLGLSLMLTVASPHFLTMDNIMNVARQSAINSLIAIGMLLAILTAGIDLSVGSILALSTVMMGIVVVKMGMSPLIGIVVCLGIGILLGFLNGVMLTKLCLPHPFISTLGTMNVARGLALIVTAASPISNFPTSIQFLGATFLGPVPVSFILVLVVYILFHIFLNYTAVGRYIYAVGGNPEATRLSGISIDKVLIIVYTISGLMAALAGLVLVGRVNSAYPLAGLGYEFDAIAACIIGGASFMGGEGTVWGTLIGAMIMAVLRNGLNLLSVSSEMQTVAIGIVIILAVYVDVLRHKAAARVKA